A window of the Zeugodacus cucurbitae isolate PBARC_wt_2022May chromosome 4, idZeuCucr1.2, whole genome shotgun sequence genome harbors these coding sequences:
- the LOC128921527 gene encoding uncharacterized protein LOC128921527: MWKTEPKYQYLDRKTSMIMRKIEIFKNKMENLSLELTIKNYQLSYLQSLYNDIQKMKNELDFNEEIEIIYDQIGDEFFQELCYFNRQSQQEEPKNTFRSNLDKEEFIIIPKFSSSTTTKLVKTKPIQKEKEELINIPNLKNKLNLSPNLSSEVERTKVDKTSDSEEEEFIIVPDLNLFSKTKKRPTKLVEDKKVEEEDFIILPKFSLSSANELVKKTKVEEEEEKERNENKITENKIQEETTEHPTSEEKSTEVVETSDVDIHKIKNETGDQEVESNILANEQITWHFSPPADPHFGEIWEAGVTDQTCKLSTLLKCGDTNYCTTTFGDITSIDIQIYKMQSDINPKLDPIVKTIKEITEDQLTALQISKIYDKEEQRKLRDGLEKISNNILKLILLNIYKIYTVH, translated from the coding sequence ATGTGGAAGACTGAACCTAAATACCAATATCTGGATCGAAAAACGTCCATGATCATGAGGAAAattgaaatctttaaaaataaaatggaaaatctaagtttagaattaacgataaagaattatcaactaagctatttgcaatcattatacaatgatattcagaagatgaaaaacgaattagatttcaatgaagaaattgaaatcatatatgaCCAAATAGgtgatgaattttttcaagagctttgttattttaatcgaCAATCACAACAAGAAGagccaaaaaatacttttcgaagtaatttggataaagaagaatttataataattccaaaattctcttcatctaccacaacaaagctggttaaaacaaaaccaatacaaaaagaaaaagaggaattgataaatattccaaatttaaaaaataaattaaacctatCTCCAAACCTATCTTCAGAAGTTGAACGAACTAAAGTTGATAAAACAAGTgattcagaagaagaagaatttataattgTTCCCGATCTCAatctattttctaaaactaagaagagaccaactaaattagttgaagataagaaagtagaagaagaagattttataatacttccaaaattctctctatcttctgcaaatgaattggttaaaaaaactaaagtagaagaagaagaagagaaagaaaggaacgaaaacaaaattacagaaaacaaaaTACAGGAAGAGACTACTGAACACCCTACTTCTGAGGAAAAATCAACTGAAGTGGTTGAAACCTCAGATGTAgacattcataaaattaaaaatgaaactggAGATCAAGAAGTCGAGAGCAATATTCTCGCCAATGAGCAAATAACCTGGCATTTTTCTCCTCCGGCAGACCCACATTTTGGAGAAATATGGGAAGCTGGCGTTACCGATCAAACATGCAAACTTTCAACGTTATTAAAATGCGGGGACACCAACTACTGTACTACAACATTCGGAGACATCACTTCAAtcgacatacaaatatataaaatgcaaagcGACATCAATCCGAAGCTGGACCCGATCGTGAAAACCATAAAGGAAATTACAGAAGACCAACTAACTGCTcttcaaataagtaaaatatacgaCAAAGAAGAGCAAAGAAAGCTGCGAGATGGCCTTGAGAAGATCAGCAACAacatactaaaattaatattattgaatatttataaaatttatacagtccactaa